The following coding sequences are from one Candidatus Paceibacterota bacterium window:
- a CDS encoding adenylyltransferase/cytidyltransferase family protein: MKRIFDNVNEIKKSLPSGKSFTLVGGSFDLFHVGHIHVLEYASTLEDILVVAVLSDDFVRNI, translated from the coding sequence TTGAAAAGAATATTTGACAATGTTAATGAAATAAAAAAATCCTTGCCTTCCGGAAAGTCTTTTACATTAGTCGGTGGATCATTCGATCTTTTTCATGTCGGGCATATCCACGTTCTTGAGTATGCCAGTACTCTTGAAGATATATTGGTTGTTGCGGTACTTTCTGATGATTTTGTACGAAATATATAA